GATCGGTGCGGTATGAAAGATGCTTATCGTTGAGGTAAGCAAGAATATCAGCACGCTCAAAGTTCAAGAGAGGACGAAGAATGTACTCTCGCCGTTCAGGAATGCCCGATAAGCCCAGCAGCGAGGTGCCACGAAAGAAATTGAAAAGCACGGTTTCAGCATTGTCCCCAGCATGATGTGCTGTAACCAGTTTGTCGAACTGATGGATTTGTATCAGGCGCGCAAAAAAGTCGTAACGCAAGTGACGAGCAGTTTCTTCGAGCGATAGCTTTTTAGTTTTTGAAAGTTCTTTGGTGTCGAATCGTTCTGTGAAAAGTGTGATGCCCAGTAAGGCGCAGGTCTGTTGGCAGAAGTGTTCATCACCTAAGCTAGCGCGTGCACGCAGTTGAAAATTGCAGTGTGCCGCGGCAATCTCGATTTTTAGAATGAAACGCACTGCAGCAAGCAAATGAAGCAGCGCCGTGGAATCAGCGCCACCTGAAAAGGCGACTAAGATGCGCTCGCCTTTCTGAAAAAATTTGCGAGTTTGACAATGCTCCAAAAATTTCTTTTCAAAGGCATGCATGCATTCAACGATTTCTATTAGTTTTGCGCCAAATTTTTTGCACAATGATTACAAAATACGGATACTCCACCTTCGCAAAAGTTGGTGCTCTATCGCTTGTGCTGCTTGTGCTTGCCTTCGCTTTGCCGCTGTCGCTGGCAATGCTCTCTGCAGGCTTAGGGTTGTTTCTGATTGCCTTCACACTGCAATTTTTTCGTGACCCAGAACGTACGCCACCCAGAATCGAGCGCGTCATTCTTTCGCCCGCCGATGGGAAAATCGTGCTGATTAAAGACACCGAGCATCCCTTTTTCAACGGTGCTGCAAAATTAGTCAGTATTTTTATGTCGCCCATCAATGTGCATGTCAATCGCAATCCGATTTCAGGTAAGGTCGTGCATCTGCGGCATATTGAAGGCGAATACATCGCAGCATTTGATCATCAGTCAGGTGAGCGCAATGAGCGTACGGAAATTGGGATTGAAAATGCGCATATCAAGGTTTTCTTCAAGCAAATTTCAGGCTATGTGGCGCGGCGCATTATCTGTGAGCTTGAAGCGAACGACACGGTGAAAATTGGTGAGCGCTTCGGGATGATTAAATTTGGCTCTCGCGTTGATGTGTTCATGCCCCCCGAAGTCAAACTCTGCGTCAGAGAAGGTGAGCGCGTAACGGCAGGCGAAACCATTTTAGCCGAATACTAAACGCAGTTAAGTCGACGCACTTAAAACGTTTTAGTTCAAAAACTTATTGCAATTTTGTTTGCAAAAAGGGGGAATTGTGCTAACTTTGCCAAGTTTTTGATGCAGTGTACCTGAACCAGCGTTGCTAGAGCAGCAATACGGCAGCGCCAGAAGTTGTTGTGCCAAAAAACCGCTTACACAGAGATGAGGCAACAGACTAAACTTTCTTGCTACCTTTACGTGCTCACCAGCATCATGCTGGTCAGCACGCTTCTTGTTGAGACCGCAGACGCCAACGTATACAAACGCCGACGACCAAAAGTGTTGTCCGCCGTTTCGCTGAAACTCACTGGCACAAGCCAAGCGGAGCGTATGGCTGAATGCGCCGAAAAAATTGAGCAAATTCTGCAAGCACGCAAGCGCGGCATCATGGGCGTATGCATTCAAACCACAGACAATGAAACCATTTTTGCCTACCAACAAAATCAACTCTTCAAGCCGGCTTCAAATCTTAAACTGATCACATCCGCTGTTGCGATTGAAACACTTGGAGCAGACTATCGCTACCGCACCGACTTCTTCATTGATGGCACACTCAAAGATGGGGTACTGCATGGTAATCTGGTCCTGATTGGCAGCACAGACCCGATGCTTTCTGGATACTTTGATAAAACGATCAACGAGGTTGTGAATGCATGGGTCGATACGCTGCGTCGGTACGGCATTATGAAAATCGAGGGCGACCTAATTCTCGATAATAGTTACTATGTTGGCAATCGATATCAACCGATCAGTGCAGAAGAAATACGCTTTGCTACCGTTGCCAATTTTAGCCGTGCAAACGAGCAGCAATTAAGTAAAGTCTCGCGTGTGCGTGTTATCAAAACGAAAGATGGCAAAAAGCGTGTGGTGCGTCGAGGCTTTCGCAGAAAAAGTCGCTTGAAGATGGTTACAATTGAGCCGAATGTCTATTGCGCAAACACGCTGCTGGCGGCACTCCAACAGGCTGGCATGATGCACAAAGATGCCCATGTCGAGAAAATCTCTTATAGCCGAAAAATCGATAGAACCAGATGGAAGTATCTTTACTCACACTACTCGATTTCTCTAGCTGAAGCGCTCAAAGCTACAAATAAGCGTTCGGATAACTTCTATGCCGACCAATTGCTTCGCACACTGGGTGGTGAATATTATGGTGAAGGCTCAATCGAAAAAGGGCTCGAAGTGGTAAAAGAGTTTTTGAAGAACGAAGTGAAAGTTAGCTCGAAAGAGTACAAACTCACGGATGGTTCAGGACTGTCGCATGAGAATTTTGTAACGCCGCATCTGATTGTGGAGACGCTGCGCTACATGCGCGAGCATAGCAAAGCCTTTCATGAATACTATGAATCGTTAGCCATTCCTATGACCGATGGCACACTTGCAGGCAGAATCAATCATGCACTGGCGCACAACATTCGTGCAAAGACAGGGTCAATTACAGGCGTCGTGTCGCTCTCTGGATACTTGAAGAGTCGCAGCGGTAAAGAGATGTATTTTTCTATCATTGCAAACGGATTAGGTCGGCGCTCTAGACATGCAAAAGCCTTAGAAGATACGATTTGTAAACTCCTGCTTGAGATTTAACGCCTCACCTGAAGTTTTCCCCACATCTTTATCGGCTCTCTATTTTGCACCTAATTGGATTATGAGAAGAGCTTGTGTATCTTTCAAGAAAATGAACGGCTTGAACACAAGCTGGCACTGAACATTTGAAGTAAAGGAGAAGTAAGTATGAATGCACAAAAGCACATCACCCTCGTGCTTGGCATGGAGCGCTACAACGCCGAGCTATTTGAGCACATCAAATCACAAATCCGCGCACGCTGTCCTCAATTACGCTTGCATGTGTTTTTCGATAACGACGTGCTCGAGCGTCCAAAAAAAGTTGAAGCGGCAATTAGTGTGAGTGACGTGGTCTTCACGGCACTTATCGTCTTAGACGATGCCGCAAATGCCATGATAGAGATGCTCAAAAACACAATCCGAGTTTCATCTTTGCGTTCGAATCGCTGCCGCCACTGATGATGATGAATAAAGTGGGGAGCTATCACTTTTCAGGCGGTAAGGGTGAGATGCCAAAACCCGTCAAAGCGCTAGGCAAAATTTTAGGTGGCGGCAGAGAAGAAGATGCTTTCTATGGGTATGTGCAGATGCAGCGCCTTGCCAATCGAGTGATGCGCTTCCTGCCCGAACACTTCGGTGGCGAAAAAGTCCACGATGCGAGAATCTGGATGACAGTCAGCACTTACTGGTCGAACAGCGGCGAAGACAATGTGCTCAATATGCTGCTCTACATTGCCGAAAAACTCTTGCATTTACCTGTAAAGAGCGAGGCACCGAAAGAAATTGGGACAATGGGAGTTTATCACCCCGAATACTACAATGCCACGAAAGAATTCTTCCCTGATCTCAAGCATTACTTGAAATGGGAAAAGAAAACAGGGCGCGACAGAGGCGATAAACCAAAAGTTGGATTGCTTTTACCACGTAAGCATGTGCTCTCAGGACAAAGTTATGCAGGTGAGATTATCACGGCGCTCGAGGCACAAGGGTTACGCGTGTATGCTTGTTATGCGATG
This DNA window, taken from [Chlorobium] sp. 445, encodes the following:
- the tilS gene encoding tRNA lysidine(34) synthetase TilS; the protein is MHAFEKKFLEHCQTRKFFQKGERILVAFSGGADSTALLHLLAAVRFILKIEIAAAHCNFQLRARASLGDEHFCQQTCALLGITLFTERFDTKELSKTKKLSLEETARHLRYDFFARLIQIHQFDKLVTAHHAGDNAETVLFNFFRGTSLLGLSGIPERREYILRPLLNFERADILAYLNDKHLSYRTDRTNFELCFDRNFIRHKVIPLIEERFEHKLVPSLLRFSKHVAELSEFVDGHIQKLMRKRGLSFKNHAFDVRALKALTKFEQKEIFKRALQCCGVAPSAQLLDRLAGLLERQSGRKIVVSPRLEVIWRGDKIFSYKKHLP
- a CDS encoding phosphatidylserine decarboxylase family protein — translated: MITKYGYSTFAKVGALSLVLLVLAFALPLSLAMLSAGLGLFLIAFTLQFFRDPERTPPRIERVILSPADGKIVLIKDTEHPFFNGAAKLVSIFMSPINVHVNRNPISGKVVHLRHIEGEYIAAFDHQSGERNERTEIGIENAHIKVFFKQISGYVARRIICELEANDTVKIGERFGMIKFGSRVDVFMPPEVKLCVREGERVTAGETILAEY
- the dacB gene encoding D-alanyl-D-alanine carboxypeptidase/D-alanyl-D-alanine-endopeptidase, which codes for MRQQTKLSCYLYVLTSIMLVSTLLVETADANVYKRRRPKVLSAVSLKLTGTSQAERMAECAEKIEQILQARKRGIMGVCIQTTDNETIFAYQQNQLFKPASNLKLITSAVAIETLGADYRYRTDFFIDGTLKDGVLHGNLVLIGSTDPMLSGYFDKTINEVVNAWVDTLRRYGIMKIEGDLILDNSYYVGNRYQPISAEEIRFATVANFSRANEQQLSKVSRVRVIKTKDGKKRVVRRGFRRKSRLKMVTIEPNVYCANTLLAALQQAGMMHKDAHVEKISYSRKIDRTRWKYLYSHYSISLAEALKATNKRSDNFYADQLLRTLGGEYYGEGSIEKGLEVVKEFLKNEVKVSSKEYKLTDGSGLSHENFVTPHLIVETLRYMREHSKAFHEYYESLAIPMTDGTLAGRINHALAHNIRAKTGSITGVVSLSGYLKSRSGKEMYFSIIANGLGRRSRHAKALEDTICKLLLEI